From a region of the Nitrososphaera sp. genome:
- the fbp gene encoding fructose-1,6-bisphosphate aldolase/phosphatase: MRVTLSAIKADIGGIGGHTRPSDELVSTVRNFVAKNAKGLLIDYYVGFTGDDIHIIMTHTQGEDNEKIHKLAWDAFTEGTRVAKEQGLYGAGQDLLKDSFSGNVKGMGPGVAEIEMEERPSEVFCIFAADKTEPGAFNFPLWRMFVDARSNTGLLINEKLAEGVIFRIMDVMTGKIADLKMWGDKAELEAALMYPGRYVVHSVLATDGEQIVSASTDRLHNIAGTYVGKDDPIAIVRTQKNFPATEEAGSAFNEPHYVAGNTRGSHHMPLMPVKLNSAASLNYSIPIVSCLLFSMHNGKLTGPHDGFGTDDWELQRIRASERAMIMRNQGFIHPATLIPEELEYNKGYQARMSKLESKFRDVAEVEKPSRADKKDAGKGKRS, encoded by the coding sequence ATGCGAGTTACTCTCAGCGCGATCAAGGCAGACATTGGAGGAATCGGCGGCCATACTAGACCAAGCGATGAACTGGTGAGCACGGTTAGGAACTTTGTGGCAAAGAACGCAAAGGGCCTTCTCATTGACTATTACGTTGGTTTTACCGGCGACGACATACACATTATCATGACTCACACGCAGGGAGAGGACAACGAGAAAATCCACAAGCTGGCCTGGGACGCATTTACTGAGGGGACACGAGTCGCCAAGGAACAGGGCCTCTACGGCGCTGGCCAAGACCTCCTGAAGGATTCGTTTTCAGGCAACGTCAAGGGAATGGGCCCGGGCGTCGCCGAGATAGAGATGGAGGAGCGCCCAAGCGAGGTGTTTTGCATCTTTGCCGCCGACAAGACGGAGCCGGGAGCATTTAATTTTCCACTGTGGCGCATGTTCGTCGACGCTCGCAGCAACACGGGTCTTTTGATAAACGAAAAACTCGCCGAGGGGGTTATTTTCAGGATAATGGACGTAATGACTGGCAAGATTGCGGATCTGAAGATGTGGGGCGACAAGGCGGAGCTTGAAGCTGCGCTCATGTACCCCGGCAGGTACGTGGTTCACTCTGTCCTTGCCACTGACGGCGAACAGATTGTTTCGGCATCAACAGACAGGCTGCACAATATTGCAGGGACGTACGTCGGAAAGGACGACCCCATCGCCATAGTGCGAACGCAAAAGAACTTTCCGGCCACTGAAGAGGCCGGCAGTGCCTTCAACGAACCTCACTACGTTGCCGGGAACACGCGAGGCAGCCATCACATGCCCCTGATGCCTGTCAAGCTAAACTCGGCTGCCAGCCTGAACTACTCCATCCCAATCGTATCGTGCCTTTTGTTTAGCATGCACAACGGGAAATTGACCGGACCGCACGACGGGTTTGGTACCGACGACTGGGAGCTCCAAAGAATCCGAGCTTCAGAGCGGGCAATGATTATGCGCAACCAGGGCTTCATACACCCTGCCACTCTCATACCAGAGGAGCTGGAGTACAACAAGGGCTACCAGGCAAGGATGAGCAAGCTTGAATCCAAGTTCAGGGACGTCGCCGAGGTTGAAAAGCCTTCACGGGCCGATAAGAAGGACGCCGGCAAAGGAAAGCGCTCTTGA
- the tuf gene encoding translation elongation factor EF-1 subunit alpha, producing the protein MSASKKPHMNLVVTGHVDNGKSTTVGHLMVDMGVIDQRTIDAFAKESEATGKGDTFKYAWVLDSIKDERERGITIDLAFQKFETPKYFYTLIDAPGHRDFIKNMITGASEADAAILVVSVKPGEMEAATEPGGQAREHAFLARTLGVGQLVVALNKMDDANYQEARYKEVKDHVEKMLKMVGYNTAKINFIPISGWKGDNLVKRSDKMAWYKGPTLAEALDMFDPPEKPIGKPLRIPVQDVYSITGVGTVPVGRVETGKMKSGDKVVVMPSGAVGEVKSIETHHTQMETAEAGDNIGFNLRGVDKKAIKRGDIIGAADNPPTAAKEFEARIIIIHHPTALAPGYTPVLHAHTAQVAATISEFKAKLDPRTGATTEENPKFLKTGDAAIVKIKPVRPLAIETFKDFPEIGRFALRDMGTTIAAGVVLNVTDKYDPNKK; encoded by the coding sequence ATGAGCGCCAGCAAGAAACCACACATGAACTTGGTGGTTACGGGTCATGTTGATAATGGTAAATCCACTACTGTGGGTCACCTTATGGTTGACATGGGAGTAATCGACCAGAGGACCATTGACGCATTCGCAAAAGAGTCTGAAGCAACCGGAAAAGGTGATACTTTCAAGTATGCATGGGTACTTGATAGCATCAAGGACGAAAGGGAAAGAGGTATCACCATCGATCTTGCATTTCAAAAGTTTGAAACTCCAAAGTACTTTTACACTCTAATTGACGCACCGGGCCACAGAGACTTTATCAAGAACATGATCACAGGCGCGTCTGAGGCAGACGCAGCCATTCTTGTGGTTTCCGTCAAGCCAGGTGAGATGGAGGCCGCAACCGAACCAGGCGGACAGGCAAGAGAGCACGCATTCCTTGCAAGAACACTTGGAGTTGGCCAGCTGGTCGTTGCGCTCAACAAGATGGATGATGCGAACTACCAAGAAGCCCGCTACAAGGAAGTGAAGGACCACGTTGAGAAAATGCTCAAGATGGTAGGATACAACACTGCCAAAATCAACTTTATACCGATCTCAGGCTGGAAGGGAGACAACCTTGTCAAACGTTCCGACAAAATGGCATGGTACAAGGGACCGACGCTTGCTGAGGCTCTTGACATGTTCGACCCGCCAGAAAAGCCGATAGGCAAGCCGTTGAGAATCCCGGTCCAGGATGTTTACTCTATTACTGGTGTAGGCACTGTTCCTGTAGGCAGGGTTGAAACCGGCAAAATGAAGTCGGGCGATAAGGTCGTCGTAATGCCGTCCGGCGCGGTAGGCGAGGTCAAGTCAATTGAGACACACCACACGCAGATGGAAACCGCAGAGGCCGGCGACAACATCGGCTTTAACCTAAGAGGCGTAGACAAGAAGGCCATCAAGCGCGGCGACATTATTGGCGCAGCCGACAATCCGCCGACCGCAGCGAAGGAGTTTGAGGCAAGGATTATCATCATCCACCACCCAACCGCATTGGCGCCAGGGTACACACCCGTCCTTCACGCTCACACTGCTCAGGTGGCAGCTACGATATCAGAGTTCAAGGCAAAACTGGACCCGAGAACCGGTGCTACTACGGAGGAAAACCCCAAGTTCCTAAAGACAGGCGATGCCGCTATTGTAAAGATAAAGCCTGTCCGCCCGCTAGCAATCGAAACTTTCAAGGACTTTCCAGAGATTGGCAGATTTGCACTGCGCGACATGGGAACTACCATTGCTGCGGGCGTGGTGCTGAATGTTACCGACAAGTACGACCCGAACAAAAAGTAA
- the rpsJ gene encoding 30S ribosomal protein S10 gives MPQAARIKLTSTNLLTLESVCTEIRGMGEKSGIKLKGPHPLPTKKLKIVTRKSPCGQGTNTYDKYEMRIHRRVIDVGADDRAIRQLMRLKIPDDVYIEVSLTQ, from the coding sequence GTGCCGCAAGCAGCTAGAATAAAGCTTACAAGTACTAACCTGCTGACGCTGGAAAGCGTCTGCACCGAGATTCGAGGGATGGGCGAAAAGAGCGGGATTAAACTCAAGGGCCCGCATCCTTTGCCTACAAAAAAGCTCAAGATCGTCACGCGCAAGTCTCCCTGCGGGCAGGGGACAAACACCTATGACAAGTATGAGATGCGCATCCACAGGCGCGTCATTGACGTCGGCGCGGATGACAGGGCCATCAGGCAGCTGATGAGGCTCAAGATTCCAGACGACGTCTATATCGAAGTGTCACTCACGCAGTGA
- a CDS encoding cobalamin-binding protein, with protein sequence MRVVSFLPSATETLYLLGAGRNLVGVTHECDYPKQARYKPRLVQVAFDVKGLDSAAIDSKIGELLRSDRDIFKVDIAALSDAQPDLVIAQSICEVCSPFAKVVAQAVHKLGQRPQILILDPHSFDDVIQNIRQIAVAVNRAKEAREVIKSLGSRIARIRRNAPRSKPRVACLEWLNPLFTAGHWVPQMVELAGGINGLSRTGDRSRRTTVAEIAQFDPDKIILMPCGFGLERTIHEAAVFEKIEGWNSLRAVRDGEVYAVDANSYFSKPGPRTVTGLEILAKIIRGETGEKIRVPRLAYRKLVRK encoded by the coding sequence TTGAGAGTCGTTTCTTTCCTGCCCAGCGCCACCGAAACGCTCTATCTTCTTGGAGCTGGTCGGAATCTTGTCGGCGTCACCCACGAATGCGATTACCCAAAACAGGCTCGATATAAGCCAAGGCTGGTGCAGGTGGCCTTTGATGTTAAGGGCCTTGACAGCGCCGCGATTGACAGCAAGATAGGCGAGCTTCTCCGCTCGGACAGGGACATCTTCAAGGTCGATATCGCTGCCCTGAGCGACGCCCAGCCCGACCTGGTAATTGCCCAGAGCATATGCGAGGTCTGCTCACCGTTTGCAAAGGTAGTGGCGCAAGCGGTCCACAAACTCGGCCAGAGGCCGCAAATCCTGATTCTCGATCCCCACAGCTTTGACGACGTTATTCAAAACATTCGCCAGATCGCTGTTGCTGTCAACAGGGCCAAGGAGGCACGCGAGGTCATCAAGAGCCTGGGGAGCAGAATTGCCCGGATCCGCAGAAATGCCCCTAGGTCTAAACCCCGGGTTGCTTGCCTTGAATGGCTAAATCCGCTCTTCACGGCTGGACACTGGGTTCCACAGATGGTCGAACTGGCTGGAGGAATCAATGGACTGAGCCGCACCGGAGACCGGTCAAGGCGCACGACTGTCGCGGAAATCGCCCAGTTTGACCCTGACAAGATTATCCTGATGCCGTGCGGGTTTGGGCTGGAACGAACGATTCACGAGGCAGCGGTATTTGAAAAAATTGAAGGCTGGAACTCGCTGAGGGCAGTCAGGGACGGCGAAGTCTATGCAGTTGACGCCAACTCGTACTTTAGCAAGCCTGGTCCAAGGACAGTTACGGGGCTGGAAATTCTTGCGAAAATTATTCGTGGGGAAACAGGTGAGAAGATTCGAGTTCCGAGACTTGCCTATCGCAAACTGGTGAGAAAATGA
- a CDS encoding thioredoxin domain-containing protein produces the protein MAKRRATSSERKGGLGKSGGPAKLVMVGVAGVVIAIVAFAALSQGAGSTKPSASSESTNPAAIIQQILTPTTPNAYALQTRTTSGDPKVTIVEFGDYQCNSCGIFHKNTQDQVISDLVNTGKAKFMFKDFNINDYVYKPTMGSTMASEAAYCAGDQGKFWAYHDQLYNIQKPEGTEWISESLLKQVASDVGVQNIDQFTSCLDSQKYISAVQTNHSLADQLGLDATPTFVVLADGKQPVKLVGAQPYSSFESVVNSMSS, from the coding sequence TTGGCAAAAAGACGAGCTACTTCCTCTGAGCGCAAGGGCGGTTTGGGCAAGAGCGGCGGCCCGGCAAAATTGGTCATGGTTGGTGTTGCGGGAGTTGTGATCGCTATTGTCGCGTTTGCTGCACTTTCACAGGGTGCGGGATCGACAAAGCCTTCTGCCTCTTCAGAGTCAACAAACCCTGCCGCCATTATCCAGCAGATTTTGACCCCTACTACGCCCAACGCATATGCTTTGCAGACGCGGACTACGAGTGGTGACCCGAAGGTAACAATTGTCGAGTTCGGTGATTATCAGTGCAACTCATGCGGGATATTTCACAAGAATACTCAGGATCAGGTAATCTCGGATCTTGTGAATACGGGAAAGGCCAAGTTCATGTTCAAGGACTTTAACATTAATGACTATGTTTACAAGCCAACGATGGGTTCTACAATGGCTTCCGAGGCTGCATACTGCGCAGGGGACCAAGGCAAGTTTTGGGCTTATCACGATCAGTTGTATAACATCCAGAAACCTGAAGGAACGGAATGGATTTCAGAGTCACTTTTGAAGCAGGTGGCCTCGGACGTAGGCGTTCAGAATATTGACCAGTTCACAAGCTGCCTTGATTCTCAAAAGTACATTTCTGCCGTTCAAACCAATCACAGTCTGGCTGACCAGCTGGGCTTGGATGCTACCCCGACTTTCGTGGTGCTGGCAGACGGAAAACAGCCGGTGAAGTTGGTGGGCGCTCAGCCTTACTCCTCGTTTGAAAGCGTTGTAAACAGCATGTCATCCTAA
- a CDS encoding LpxD N-terminal domain-containing protein, which translates to MQNQARWPLSRECTADEVTSESGEAVSFVGTPVKVNGVASLGEAMPNDIAFCAYEGERGIKAIGRSSAGIILCKKSLYSVVTPKKNQQLIFSENPRLAFVRFVNRRTPDKVPPARVSATAVIDPTARLGRDCVVGEHAVIGKGCVLGDRVVVDARCTLQNCSVGDGSSIQSGTVIGSDGFAYERYSDGSLERFPHFGRVIIGRNVEICANCSIARGSLQDTVIGDNAKLDALVHMAHNVQIGEYCQLAAGTIIGGSTTLGRSCWTGLNSTLKNHVTLGDNVLVAAGACVIADVPDGDVVAGVPAKSIKAKVKTDEMFIMTGKTLPT; encoded by the coding sequence ATGCAGAATCAAGCTCGCTGGCCCCTGAGCCGAGAATGCACCGCGGACGAGGTTACCTCGGAATCTGGCGAAGCGGTCTCTTTTGTAGGGACGCCTGTGAAAGTGAACGGCGTAGCGTCGCTGGGCGAAGCCATGCCGAATGATATTGCGTTTTGTGCCTATGAGGGCGAGAGAGGCATCAAGGCTATCGGCAGGTCTTCTGCCGGAATAATCCTGTGCAAAAAATCGCTTTACAGCGTCGTTACACCAAAGAAGAACCAGCAGCTCATTTTCAGCGAAAACCCAAGGCTGGCATTCGTAAGATTCGTAAACAGAAGAACCCCGGACAAGGTGCCACCGGCAAGAGTGTCTGCGACCGCAGTAATCGACCCGACCGCCCGTCTCGGAAGAGACTGCGTGGTCGGTGAACATGCCGTGATAGGCAAGGGCTGTGTCCTAGGCGACAGGGTCGTCGTTGACGCAAGGTGCACTTTGCAGAATTGCTCTGTGGGCGATGGCTCGTCAATACAATCAGGTACAGTGATAGGCTCCGACGGCTTTGCCTACGAGAGGTACTCGGATGGAAGCCTGGAAAGGTTTCCCCACTTTGGCAGGGTAATCATCGGAAGAAACGTGGAAATCTGCGCGAACTGCTCAATCGCCCGAGGGTCATTGCAGGACACGGTAATAGGAGATAATGCAAAGCTGGACGCACTTGTGCATATGGCACATAATGTTCAGATTGGCGAATACTGCCAGCTTGCCGCAGGTACAATAATCGGAGGAAGCACAACGCTTGGACGATCCTGCTGGACCGGACTTAATTCCACCCTGAAGAACCACGTGACGCTTGGGGATAACGTACTTGTTGCTGCCGGCGCATGCGTCATAGCGGATGTCCCGGACGGAGATGTTGTCGCTGGCGTGCCTGCAAAGTCCATAAAAGCCAAGGTGAAAACGGACGAGATGTTTATAATGACGGGAAAAACTTTGCCGACATAA
- a CDS encoding PIG-L deacetylase family protein: protein MNILAIGAHPDDIELGCGGTLLKAARDGHKVFLYVITRGGASGNPEERTQELFATANYLGAQKLWVDNFGDTKVQVGSKLINHIEFFIHESSADLVFTHSLQDYHHDHRAIAEATIEASRFSQNVLAYEVPLTKEFKPLVYCDISDVIDEKIELIRMFRSQNGKQFTSADAVRGLAQYRAFQARLASHMDAVESFEVLKLCFGTDFGLLKLPAPSLTAATKREIDIDDLIVYSSQTRRLIEKKLKEGNVPGEPMITPNRAE from the coding sequence TTGAATATTCTAGCGATTGGCGCTCACCCTGATGATATTGAGCTTGGCTGCGGCGGGACCCTTCTCAAAGCGGCGAGGGACGGTCATAAGGTATTCCTCTACGTTATTACGCGCGGCGGGGCATCCGGTAACCCCGAAGAGCGCACTCAGGAGCTATTCGCTACGGCAAATTATCTCGGAGCACAGAAATTGTGGGTCGACAACTTTGGCGACACGAAAGTCCAGGTTGGCAGCAAACTCATAAACCACATCGAGTTCTTTATCCATGAGTCAAGCGCAGATCTCGTTTTTACACACTCGCTCCAAGACTATCATCATGACCACCGCGCGATTGCAGAGGCCACTATTGAAGCAAGCCGGTTCAGCCAAAATGTACTTGCTTACGAGGTCCCATTAACCAAGGAATTCAAGCCTCTAGTTTACTGCGACATTTCAGACGTAATCGACGAAAAGATTGAACTGATACGGATGTTCAGATCACAGAACGGAAAGCAGTTTACAAGCGCAGACGCGGTTAGGGGGCTGGCGCAGTATCGCGCCTTCCAGGCAAGACTGGCTTCCCACATGGATGCGGTCGAGTCTTTTGAGGTGCTGAAATTGTGCTTCGGGACTGACTTTGGCCTCCTAAAGCTGCCTGCGCCAAGTCTGACTGCTGCCACCAAGAGGGAGATCGACATAGACGACCTGATCGTGTATTCATCGCAAACCAGGCGACTTATAGAGAAGAAACTCAAGGAAGGCAATGTGCCCGGCGAGCCGATGATTACTCCAAATCGCGCCGAATAA